Proteins co-encoded in one candidate division WOR-3 bacterium genomic window:
- a CDS encoding beta-ketoacyl-ACP synthase III, whose amino-acid sequence MKRIKIIGTGSYLPEKIINNFDLEKMVDTSDEWITERTGIKERHIAREDQATSDLAYEAAKRALTMADVKASDIDTIIVGTSTPDTVYPSTACWLQKALGVKGSAAFDVSAGCSGFLYALEIASNLIAQKSAQKVLVVGAEVMSKVVNWEDRATCVLFGDGAGAAVIVPAEGNSGILASYWGADGNLAPLLYQPAGGTRLPASEETVRKRLHSVHMEGREVFKYAVIWMGKAALKVLSEANLTPEEIALFIPHQANMRIIDATLEKVKIPKEKTYLNLPRCGNMSAATIPVALDEAYREGRIKDGDYILLSAFGTGFTWAAMVLRW is encoded by the coding sequence ATGAAAAGGATAAAAATTATTGGCACCGGTTCCTACCTGCCGGAAAAGATTATTAATAATTTTGATTTAGAAAAGATGGTGGACACAAGCGACGAATGGATTACGGAAAGGACCGGGATTAAAGAGAGGCACATCGCCCGGGAAGACCAAGCAACTTCGGATTTGGCTTACGAAGCGGCAAAGAGGGCACTAACGATGGCGGATGTTAAGGCAAGTGACATAGATACGATAATCGTTGGCACGTCTACCCCGGATACTGTTTATCCTTCAACCGCCTGTTGGCTCCAAAAAGCATTGGGAGTTAAGGGAAGTGCTGCCTTTGATGTCAGCGCTGGTTGTTCCGGCTTCCTTTATGCCTTAGAGATTGCCTCGAATCTCATCGCGCAAAAAAGCGCCCAGAAAGTTTTGGTCGTGGGCGCCGAAGTGATGTCAAAAGTGGTCAATTGGGAAGACCGGGCAACCTGCGTTTTATTCGGCGACGGTGCCGGAGCCGCGGTTATTGTTCCCGCGGAAGGGAATTCCGGCATTCTTGCTTCTTATTGGGGGGCGGATGGTAATTTAGCCCCTTTACTCTATCAACCCGCTGGTGGCACAAGACTACCCGCTTCTGAGGAAACCGTGAGGAAAAGACTCCATTCGGTCCATATGGAAGGAAGGGAAGTCTTCAAGTACGCGGTCATCTGGATGGGGAAGGCAGCGCTTAAGGTTTTATCCGAAGCCAATTTGACGCCAGAAGAGATTGCCCTCTTTATACCCCATCAGGCAAATATGCGGATTATTGATGCCACCTTAGAAAAGGTGAAGATACCAAAAGAAAAGACCTACTTAAATTTGCCCAGATGCGGCAATATGTCCGCCGCCACGATTCCGGTCGCCCTGGATGAGGCTTATCGGGAGGGAAGAATTAAAGATGGTGACTATATCTTACTCTCCGCCTTTGGCACCGGTTTTACTTGGGCGGCGATGGTATTAAGGTGGTGA
- a CDS encoding 2-oxoacid:acceptor oxidoreductase family protein, translating to MIEIRFHGRGGQGAVVASEILASALFREGKFVQTFPEFGVERRGAPVQAFLRLSDSPIRVRYKVYHPDHIVIFDKVLINQVPIFEGLKKGGWVLINTNSSPQEYKFPDYHTATCDATGIAIKYKLGPKTAPIVNTAMLGALLRILPLVQIETLEESIKEYIKKRAEDNILAMREAYNETKF from the coding sequence ATGATTGAGATTAGATTCCACGGTCGGGGAGGTCAAGGGGCGGTGGTCGCCTCCGAGATATTGGCGAGCGCCCTATTTCGGGAAGGAAAGTTTGTTCAGACATTTCCGGAATTCGGCGTGGAAAGGAGGGGAGCTCCCGTCCAAGCCTTCCTTCGCTTATCGGACAGTCCAATCAGGGTTCGCTATAAGGTTTATCACCCGGACCACATTGTCATCTTTGATAAAGTCCTGATCAACCAGGTACCCATCTTTGAAGGTTTGAAAAAAGGGGGGTGGGTCTTAATCAACACCAACTCCTCTCCCCAAGAATATAAATTTCCGGATTATCACACTGCTACTTGCGATGCCACAGGAATTGCCATCAAGTATAAGTTAGGACCAAAAACCGCACCTATCGTCAATACCGCAATGTTGGGTGCCCTCTTACGCATTTTGCCTCTGGTGCAAATTGAAACCTTAGAAGAAAGTATCAAAGAATACATCAAGAAAAGAGCGGAAGATAATATCTTGGCGATGCGGGAGGCTTATAATGAGACAAAATTTTAA
- a CDS encoding NAD(P)-binding protein, with protein sequence MRQNFKEMRIEDYPVCAISLETTLLNKTGTWRIFRPVYENKIPPCRDACPAGEDIQRYIYLCQKGEYEEGYRTILKSNPFPAITGRVCFHPCEDACNRREYDEPIAIHHIERFLGDYGLEKIEKKDSTRRKGRTEVGQKAAVIGSGPSSLAFAYYLSREGFSVTIFEKESLPGGLLRTGIPAYRLPKDVLDKEIKKLERWGVKFITNTSFPKEVSLSDLRKNYAIIFFGIGAQKERRLDIPNEDSEGVLEGISFLRMINLGKKPRIGKRVLIIGGGNTAVDCARAAKRLGKDVTILYRRTKEEMPASPEEIQQAEEEGVKIHYLVAPVRVLTTRDKKVKGLECIRMKLGSPDSSGRRRPIPIKGSNFSIPGETVIKAIGEIVEMEILPKELEKTPWGIKTDQFGKTNLQGIFAGGDCVTGPQTVVKAIAWGRRAAETILGKKTEEIRKEIVNFNLLNTFYFEKMARVKMRSLPLKKRKTFQEINLGYNEEELLRETGRCFSCGVCNQCDNCYVFCPDLAVRKKEDGYEFDYDYCKGCGVCARECPRCAITMYPEAEI encoded by the coding sequence ATGAGACAAAATTTTAAAGAGATGAGAATTGAAGACTATCCGGTTTGTGCCATCTCCTTGGAGACAACCCTTCTCAATAAAACCGGCACCTGGCGCATCTTTCGGCCGGTATATGAGAATAAAATCCCACCCTGCCGGGATGCCTGCCCCGCGGGTGAAGATATCCAAAGATACATCTACCTCTGCCAAAAAGGAGAATACGAAGAAGGATACCGGACCATTCTGAAAAGTAACCCTTTCCCTGCCATCACCGGTCGGGTCTGCTTCCACCCCTGTGAAGATGCCTGTAACCGAAGGGAATACGACGAGCCAATCGCCATTCATCACATTGAGAGATTTCTGGGTGATTACGGGTTGGAAAAGATAGAAAAGAAAGATTCTACTCGGCGAAAGGGGAGAACGGAAGTGGGACAAAAAGCGGCGGTAATCGGTTCGGGTCCCAGCAGCCTTGCCTTCGCTTATTACCTCTCCCGGGAAGGTTTTAGTGTCACAATCTTTGAGAAAGAAAGCCTACCCGGTGGTTTATTAAGAACCGGTATCCCCGCCTACCGCCTGCCCAAAGATGTGTTAGACAAAGAGATTAAAAAATTGGAAAGATGGGGAGTGAAATTTATTACGAATACCTCTTTCCCGAAAGAGGTTTCCCTTTCTGATCTGAGAAAAAATTACGCCATCATCTTTTTTGGCATTGGCGCCCAGAAGGAGCGAAGGTTGGATATCCCCAATGAGGATTCAGAAGGTGTCTTAGAAGGGATCTCCTTTTTAAGGATGATAAACTTAGGGAAAAAGCCAAGGATTGGGAAAAGGGTCTTAATAATTGGTGGTGGCAACACGGCGGTTGATTGCGCCCGAGCTGCCAAGAGGTTGGGAAAGGATGTCACTATCCTCTACCGCCGGACCAAAGAAGAGATGCCGGCTTCCCCAGAAGAAATCCAGCAAGCCGAAGAAGAAGGGGTAAAGATTCATTATTTAGTCGCTCCGGTAAGGGTCTTAACCACTAGGGATAAGAAAGTAAAGGGTTTAGAATGTATACGGATGAAACTGGGCTCTCCTGATAGTTCGGGCCGGAGAAGGCCAATTCCGATTAAAGGCTCCAACTTCTCAATCCCCGGGGAAACCGTCATTAAAGCGATCGGCGAGATAGTAGAGATGGAAATCCTTCCCAAAGAACTGGAGAAGACCCCTTGGGGGATAAAGACCGACCAATTTGGGAAAACCAACCTTCAAGGCATCTTTGCCGGGGGGGATTGCGTGACCGGCCCGCAGACTGTGGTTAAAGCAATCGCTTGGGGGCGAAGAGCCGCAGAAACGATTCTGGGGAAGAAAACAGAAGAAATAAGAAAGGAGATTGTCAATTTTAACCTTTTGAATACTTTCTATTTTGAGAAAATGGCGAGGGTTAAGATGCGCTCCCTCCCCTTAAAAAAGAGGAAGACCTTCCAGGAGATAAATCTTGGCTATAACGAGGAGGAACTTTTAAGGGAAACCGGAAGATGCTTTTCTTGTGGAGTCTGTAACCAATGTGACAACTGTTATGTCTTCTGTCCGGATTTAGCGGTAAGGAAGAAGGAAGACGGTTACGAGTTTGACTATGACTATTGTAAGGGGTGTGGTGTCTGTGCCCGGGAATGTCCCCGGTGTGCGATAACTATGTATCCGGAGGCGGAAATATGA
- the porA gene encoding pyruvate ferredoxin oxidoreductase: MKLQEITGVKKVVTGNHAVSYGVLLARAQVIAAYPITPQTQIVELLSEFCATGLLKAKFIKVESEHSAMAACVGASISGVRAFTATSAQGLALMHEMLHWAVGARLPIVVANVNRAMGPGWSVWTDQNDSLSQRDVGMIQLYCESNQEVLDTTIQSFKIAEKVLLPVMVILDAFVLSHTSEPVDIPTLEEVDSFLPPYQPRHYLDINNPQAFGGLTSPDHYYEIRMKIELAHQEALKVAKEVDEEFKEKFGRGYGLVEPYHCDDAKVILVTSGTITGTAREVIDEERRKGRKVGLLKIRLFRPTPKDEIKEVLLRADKIAVIDRNISFGHSGIFAQEIKSIFYNAYRKPPIFDFIIGLGGRDVRSEDIKEIIDYVFKKDYPTEDAIFKGVRL, from the coding sequence ATGAAACTTCAGGAGATTACCGGAGTGAAAAAGGTTGTCACGGGCAACCATGCGGTTTCCTACGGTGTCCTTCTGGCACGGGCTCAGGTGATTGCTGCCTATCCCATTACCCCTCAGACACAGATTGTGGAACTCCTTTCCGAATTCTGTGCTACTGGTCTCTTAAAGGCGAAATTCATTAAAGTGGAATCCGAACATTCGGCAATGGCTGCCTGTGTCGGTGCCTCCATCAGTGGAGTCAGGGCATTCACCGCTACTTCTGCCCAGGGCTTAGCCCTAATGCATGAGATGTTGCATTGGGCGGTTGGTGCCCGCCTACCAATCGTTGTCGCCAATGTCAATCGGGCGATGGGCCCAGGCTGGTCGGTTTGGACCGACCAGAACGATTCCCTCTCCCAAAGAGACGTCGGGATGATTCAATTATACTGCGAATCAAACCAAGAGGTCTTGGATACAACAATTCAATCTTTTAAGATTGCCGAGAAAGTCCTTTTACCAGTAATGGTTATCTTGGATGCCTTTGTCCTTTCCCACACCTCAGAACCGGTTGATATTCCGACCTTAGAAGAAGTTGACTCCTTCCTCCCTCCTTATCAACCGAGGCATTACTTAGATATCAATAATCCTCAGGCATTTGGTGGCTTAACCAGTCCTGACCATTACTACGAAATCCGGATGAAAATTGAACTAGCACACCAAGAGGCATTAAAAGTGGCAAAAGAGGTTGATGAAGAATTTAAAGAAAAATTCGGTCGGGGTTATGGATTAGTAGAACCTTACCATTGTGATGATGCCAAAGTGATTCTTGTCACCTCCGGCACAATCACCGGCACCGCCCGAGAGGTAATTGACGAAGAAAGAAGAAAAGGGAGAAAGGTTGGTTTATTAAAAATTCGGCTCTTTCGTCCCACTCCAAAGGATGAGATTAAAGAAGTTCTCTTACGAGCGGATAAGATCGCGGTCATTGACCGGAATATCTCCTTCGGTCATTCTGGAATATTCGCCCAGGAGATTAAGTCAATCTTCTATAATGCCTACCGGAAACCACCAATCTTTGATTTCATCATCGGTTTGGGTGGTCGCGATGTCCGAAGCGAAGATATCAAAGAGATTATTGACTATGTCTTCAAAAAGGATTATCCAACTGAAGACGCAATCTTTAAGGGGGTGAGACTATGA
- a CDS encoding 3-methyl-2-oxobutanoate dehydrogenase subunit beta, with translation MRRWQEANRTEELMNSGHFACPGCGGALAMRLALKALGKKTIVVIPACCWSIIDGPFPLHCLKVPVYHTAFETAAIMASGIKAGLEIQGKTDIQVLAFAGDGGTADIGIQALSGACERNDDIIYACYDNEAYMNTGIQRSSATPLFAWTTTTPEGTPKGEPKKNMVEIVAAHRVPYTATASVGFPEDLIAKFKKAKGIKGLKYIHIYAPCPTGWRMAPELLIKVSQLATETCIFPLYEIEDGIRYRINYYPKEKLPVKEYIKIQGRFSHLTEKEIDLIQKKVDFEWELLNKRVAAKF, from the coding sequence ATGAGAAGGTGGCAAGAGGCAAACCGAACCGAAGAACTGATGAACTCAGGACATTTTGCCTGTCCGGGTTGCGGCGGTGCCTTAGCGATGCGCCTTGCCTTAAAGGCACTCGGTAAGAAAACGATTGTTGTCATTCCCGCCTGTTGTTGGTCAATAATTGATGGGCCATTCCCTTTACACTGTCTTAAGGTTCCGGTCTACCATACCGCTTTTGAAACCGCGGCGATTATGGCGAGTGGGATAAAAGCGGGATTGGAGATACAGGGGAAAACCGATATCCAGGTTTTAGCGTTTGCGGGTGATGGTGGTACTGCCGATATTGGCATCCAAGCCCTCTCCGGGGCTTGCGAAAGAAATGACGATATAATTTATGCCTGTTATGACAACGAAGCCTATATGAATACTGGTATCCAGCGTTCTTCGGCTACCCCACTTTTTGCCTGGACCACAACCACCCCCGAAGGGACACCAAAGGGAGAACCAAAAAAGAATATGGTGGAGATTGTTGCCGCCCATCGGGTTCCCTATACCGCCACCGCCTCGGTCGGTTTCCCTGAGGACCTAATCGCCAAATTTAAGAAGGCGAAGGGAATTAAAGGACTAAAATATATCCACATTTATGCCCCTTGCCCGACTGGTTGGCGAATGGCGCCGGAGCTTTTAATTAAAGTTTCCCAACTGGCTACCGAAACCTGCATCTTTCCTTTATACGAAATTGAAGATGGCATAAGATATAGGATAAATTACTACCCAAAAGAGAAATTACCGGTAAAAGAGTATATTAAAATTCAAGGGCGTTTCTCCCATCTCACTGAGAAGGAAATCGACCTTATCCAAAAGAAAGTAGATTTTGAATGGGAATTATTAAATAAGAGGGTAGCAGCAAAGTTTTAA
- a CDS encoding T9SS type A sorting domain-containing protein, producing the protein MKKITIFLFLIFIAFLWAEKKEWCGTQEALRVFRMGEKIPRPPDGPKYVYSTHFIIHFDTIGTNATTRAYAESLSKYMEYSWAKQIDTLGWASPPPDGAGPDDRYDVYIRDLGLYVMGRTVGEYLYTNPYPDGATSYMEIAPGLSFRDLRVVSSHEFNHASQLRYSYLEDDWWQENCATWMEDVCYDNENQYMDYLSWSIDPLDSPHKPITCDEDLYEYAGCLWPMFLAECYAISCPRRAWERMGQVSGENTLSGINDALGNFASNLTNALKEYGLWRYFTGTRADPTHYFSESNLWPPSSVLRNHNSYPATGDQGNRYPSGPGGTNYIQFSAGGTNYLRMVFDGEDNYLWSGYAIGYKTPPSDTYGFVLPYPWNRGIKTVSFSGHSHIALAVTVTQWQGSANNLTFTYKCSLRTVVYNWDVGVAEILSPPNRVKKDSLFSPKIRVENYGLNSASFPVWFIIVRPPAETIYKETASVNNLPPDGWQEISFPQVSIPIIGFYAISAHTALSGDENSGNDELAKNLEIYSPITGWEKVADVPFSPDGKAVKSGGGLAVIDDTTIFVLKGNNKPSLYRFNPLTNGIAFIGNLRYGGEDLKIKKGGFILAGGDYIYIVPGGNKSLFYRAPKTNPLSLTSLSQIPGVALKGGTGMVYCEKNGRGCIYLLKGSKTKDFYLYDVMDNTWEVKQSAPAYSSPDKGYQIGSAITFDGNQTIYCLRAKYNELHKYDITSDAWVSGFSSILPFTHPTVGRKRYVKEGGAIVFANNKLYAFKGGNSNEFWVYDIGANNWSPAPFLPSGSENKGVKGGGFLVYQNGYIFALKGNNTTGLWRYSGGTGDEFLAKNFSSEEFGGTSQPILSEIGVPFLEVKVYNPLGRLVAEKEEALKNLPAGVYLVEVGKGKNRKVKKVFLISR; encoded by the coding sequence ATGAAGAAGATAACAATCTTTTTATTCTTAATTTTTATTGCTTTTTTATGGGCGGAGAAGAAGGAATGGTGCGGTACGCAAGAGGCTTTAAGGGTTTTTAGGATGGGAGAAAAGATCCCAAGGCCCCCGGATGGGCCGAAATATGTCTATTCTACCCATTTCATTATCCATTTTGATACCATCGGAACGAATGCGACCACTCGGGCTTATGCGGAATCGCTTTCTAAGTATATGGAGTATTCTTGGGCAAAACAGATTGATACCTTAGGTTGGGCATCTCCACCACCGGATGGGGCAGGTCCGGATGACCGGTATGATGTCTATATCCGAGACCTCGGTCTCTATGTGATGGGAAGGACAGTGGGAGAGTATCTCTATACCAATCCCTATCCTGACGGTGCCACAAGTTATATGGAAATTGCTCCGGGGCTCTCTTTCCGTGATTTAAGGGTTGTCTCTTCCCATGAGTTTAATCACGCTTCCCAACTTCGTTATAGTTATTTAGAAGATGACTGGTGGCAGGAGAATTGCGCCACCTGGATGGAAGATGTCTGCTATGATAATGAAAATCAGTATATGGATTATCTCTCTTGGTCAATAGACCCCTTAGATTCTCCGCACAAGCCGATAACCTGTGATGAAGACCTTTATGAATATGCGGGTTGTCTCTGGCCGATGTTTCTTGCGGAGTGCTACGCAATAAGTTGCCCAAGGAGAGCCTGGGAAAGGATGGGACAAGTTTCCGGAGAGAATACCCTTTCCGGTATAAATGATGCCCTTGGCAATTTTGCCAGCAACTTAACTAATGCCTTAAAGGAATACGGACTCTGGCGTTATTTCACCGGTACGCGGGCCGATCCCACTCATTATTTTTCCGAATCTAACCTCTGGCCGCCATCTTCGGTGCTTCGGAATCATAATTCTTATCCGGCTACAGGTGATCAAGGCAATCGTTATCCTTCGGGTCCGGGTGGGACGAATTACATTCAATTTTCGGCTGGCGGCACAAACTATCTGAGAATGGTTTTTGATGGCGAAGATAATTATCTCTGGTCAGGATACGCGATTGGTTATAAAACCCCTCCTTCGGATACTTATGGCTTCGTTTTGCCGTATCCTTGGAATCGCGGTATAAAGACGGTCTCTTTTTCTGGTCATTCCCATATCGCTCTCGCCGTTACTGTTACGCAATGGCAGGGTTCAGCCAATAATTTAACCTTTACTTATAAGTGCAGTCTTCGGACTGTGGTTTATAATTGGGATGTCGGAGTGGCAGAGATTCTCTCGCCACCCAACCGGGTAAAGAAGGATAGTCTATTTTCTCCTAAAATTAGGGTGGAAAATTACGGGTTGAATAGCGCTTCTTTTCCGGTCTGGTTTATTATTGTCCGACCACCAGCGGAGACAATCTATAAGGAGACGGCTTCGGTTAATAACTTACCACCGGATGGGTGGCAGGAGATTTCCTTTCCTCAGGTCTCAATTCCTATAATTGGCTTTTATGCGATTAGTGCTCACACCGCCTTAAGCGGGGATGAAAATTCCGGAAACGATGAGTTGGCAAAGAATCTGGAAATTTATTCGCCAATCACTGGTTGGGAGAAAGTAGCGGATGTGCCATTCAGTCCGGATGGTAAGGCGGTGAAGAGCGGTGGCGGTTTAGCGGTGATTGATGATACAACGATTTTCGTTCTGAAAGGAAATAATAAGCCGAGCCTTTATCGTTTTAATCCCCTAACTAATGGCATCGCCTTTATTGGTAATCTTCGTTACGGGGGCGAGGATTTAAAGATAAAGAAAGGTGGTTTTATCTTAGCAGGTGGCGATTATATCTATATTGTTCCGGGTGGTAATAAAAGTCTTTTCTATCGGGCACCAAAGACAAATCCTTTAAGTTTAACATCATTAAGCCAAATCCCTGGGGTGGCATTAAAAGGCGGCACCGGAATGGTCTACTGTGAGAAGAATGGCCGGGGATGTATTTATCTACTAAAGGGTTCAAAGACGAAGGATTTTTATCTCTACGATGTGATGGATAATACTTGGGAAGTGAAGCAATCAGCACCGGCTTACAGTTCTCCGGATAAAGGTTATCAGATTGGGAGTGCGATTACCTTTGATGGTAATCAAACAATCTATTGTCTGCGGGCAAAGTATAACGAGTTACATAAATACGACATTACCAGTGATGCCTGGGTTAGTGGTTTCTCTTCAATTCTACCTTTTACTCATCCAACGGTTGGTAGGAAAAGATATGTGAAGGAAGGGGGAGCAATCGTTTTTGCGAACAATAAACTCTATGCCTTTAAGGGTGGGAATAGTAATGAGTTTTGGGTATATGATATTGGTGCCAATAATTGGAGTCCTGCTCCATTTTTACCTTCGGGAAGCGAAAATAAAGGGGTTAAGGGTGGCGGTTTCTTAGTTTACCAAAATGGTTATATCTTTGCTCTGAAAGGAAATAATACCACTGGTCTCTGGCGCTATTCCGGAGGCACCGGAGATGAATTTTTGGCAAAAAACTTTTCAAGCGAAGAATTCGGAGGAACTTCCCAACCAATCCTCTCCGAGATAGGAGTTCCCTTTCTGGAAGTGAAGGTCTATAATCCTTTGGGAAGATTGGTGGCGGAGAAGGAGGAAGCGCTTAAAAATTTACCGGCTGGGGTCTATCTGGTTGAGGTGGGAAAGGGAAAAAACCGAAAAGTGAAGAAAGTTTTCCTCATCTCCCGATAA
- a CDS encoding SBBP repeat-containing protein gives MTIINFLKRKIFILFLFSPILISFLHSQTFWEARYNGTGNWADYPAAIRLFPCNYEALVYVTGKSYGDTSYYDFLTIKYNERGEVLWARRYNSEFNGYDAATDLRVDREGNAFVIGYSQVRSGYDFLILKYRADGELLWEKRLNGPGNSDDLPYCSEIDGEGNFYVAGISFFDVHRGYDALLVKYNGEGETLWTRIFNNDSNGDDIPRALTIDQEGNIILALYSWGGRNNFDYLVLKYDQNGNLVFQKRFNGPGNDDDYPAGIATDENRNIYIVGTSYGENADYWLLKLSPSGETLWTRRVDRGRDDHAWGIKWTRTWDFICVTGYSYSPISGYDILSICYDENGVERWRQIYDGGGDDFAFGLTFSSGYLLVTGTTQSNRGDYDYISLFYFGFTGRERFRHFYDGPAGRNDYGFAATGTDRASYPEYGVAGWSEGRGSYYDYYIACYWNFIALEERGLHFSQKQDGLTEWTIYDITGRKIKALRELSGKKLEEGKGESFRNLPSGIYILKSETGKRKKIIIPK, from the coding sequence ATGACTATTATAAATTTTTTAAAGAGGAAAATTTTTATCCTTTTCCTCTTTTCCCCCATCCTAATTTCCTTCCTTCACTCTCAGACCTTTTGGGAGGCGAGATATAACGGAACGGGAAACTGGGCAGATTATCCAGCCGCGATCCGGCTTTTCCCCTGTAATTATGAGGCTTTGGTCTATGTGACAGGAAAAAGTTATGGAGATACTTCTTATTACGATTTTCTCACGATAAAATATAATGAACGCGGAGAGGTTTTATGGGCGAGAAGGTATAACTCAGAGTTTAACGGTTACGACGCCGCCACGGATTTAAGAGTTGATCGGGAAGGGAATGCTTTTGTCATCGGTTACAGCCAAGTGAGGAGTGGGTATGATTTTTTAATTCTCAAATACCGAGCAGATGGCGAACTCTTGTGGGAAAAGAGGCTTAACGGTCCTGGGAATTCTGATGATTTACCTTATTGTTCGGAGATAGACGGAGAAGGGAATTTTTATGTTGCAGGCATTTCTTTCTTTGACGTTCACAGGGGATACGATGCCTTACTTGTAAAATATAACGGGGAGGGCGAAACCTTATGGACCAGAATTTTTAATAATGATTCAAACGGTGACGATATTCCCCGCGCGCTCACAATTGATCAGGAAGGCAACATCATCTTAGCACTCTATTCTTGGGGTGGGAGAAATAATTTTGACTACCTCGTTTTGAAATATGACCAAAACGGAAACTTGGTTTTTCAAAAGCGCTTCAATGGACCGGGAAACGACGACGATTATCCGGCAGGAATCGCTACCGATGAGAATAGGAATATTTATATTGTTGGCACTTCTTATGGAGAAAACGCCGATTACTGGCTCCTGAAACTCTCGCCCTCGGGTGAGACCCTATGGACAAGGCGCGTTGACCGAGGAAGGGATGACCACGCCTGGGGAATAAAATGGACCAGGACTTGGGATTTTATTTGCGTCACCGGATATAGTTACTCTCCAATCTCCGGTTATGATATCCTAAGCATATGCTATGATGAAAATGGGGTGGAGCGCTGGCGCCAGATTTATGATGGTGGTGGAGACGATTTCGCCTTCGGTTTAACCTTTTCTAGCGGCTACCTTTTAGTTACCGGCACTACCCAAAGCAACCGGGGTGATTATGACTATATTTCTCTCTTTTACTTCGGTTTTACGGGTCGGGAGAGATTCCGTCATTTCTATGACGGACCAGCGGGAAGGAATGACTACGGGTTTGCCGCTACCGGTACCGATAGAGCCTCTTATCCGGAGTATGGTGTTGCCGGATGGAGTGAAGGTAGAGGTAGTTACTACGATTATTATATCGCTTGCTATTGGAATTTTATTGCTTTGGAAGAGAGGGGGCTTCACTTTTCCCAAAAGCAAGATGGGTTAACCGAATGGACAATTTATGACATTACGGGGAGAAAAATCAAGGCATTAAGAGAGCTTTCTGGGAAGAAATTAGAGGAAGGAAAAGGGGAAAGTTTTAGAAATCTTCCCTCGGGTATTTATATCCTAAAATCAGAAACAGGAAAAAGAAAGAAGATAATAATCCCTAAATAA